The Streptomyces sp. NBC_01463 DNA window CTCCCGTGCGTCGGTCCGCCCGCCCCGGGTGGCAGGGGCTGCGCACGTCTGCGTACAGCGGAAGGGAGTACGGCGTCCTGTGGTGTCCCATCGCCGTTCCACACAGCCCGGCGTCAGCCGGAGCGTCCGGGTCACTGTCCTGTCGGCCGCCGCCGCGACCGCCGCCGCGGCGCTCGGGGCGGCCACCGCGAACGCCGAGCCGCACGACACCCGGCAGGCCGCCGGGGCCCGGGTCGACCGCCTCTACGCCGAGGCCGAGCGGGCGACCGAGCAGTACAACAAGGCCGGTGAGAACGTCGGCCGGCTGCGCGGCGAGGTGAGCCGGGCCCAGGACCGGGCCGCCCGGGGCCAGGAACGCATCAACGGGATGCGCGCGGAGCTGGGTTCGGCCGCCCGCGAGCAGTACCGGTCCGGCGGCATCGACCCCTCGCTCGCGCTGCTGCTCTCCTCCGACCCCGACGGCTACCTCGACGCGGCCGCCGCCCTGGGCCGGGCCGACGAACACCGCGCCACCACGCTGGACCGGATCCGCAAGGCGCAGCGGGTGCTCGCCCAGACCCGTGCGGAGGCCGCCCGCGCGCTCGCCGGCCTGGAGCGCAACCGCGAGGCCGTCACCCGCCACAAGCGCACCGTCGAGCGCAAGCTCGTCCAGGCCAGGCAGGTGCTGAAGTCGCTGCCCGGCGCCGACCGGGAAGCCCTCGAACGGGCCTCGCGCACCGGCCGCGACGACGGGAGCGCAGGACCCGTGGCAGGTCTGCCCGCCGGCTCGTCCCGGGCGGCCGCCGCCGTCATGGCCGTCCAGCAGGCGCTGGGCCGGCCCTACGTCTGGGGCGCGAACGGACCCTCGGGGTTCGACTGCTCCGGCCTGATGCAGTGGGCGTACGCCCGGGCCGGGGTGAGTCTGCCGCGGACCTCGCAGGCCCAGCGGTACGCCGGTCACATGGTGCCGCTCTCCGAGGCCCGCCCCGGGGACCTCGTCGCCTACCGCGCGGACGCCAGCCACATCGGCATGTACGTCGGAAACGGCCAGGTCATCCACGCCCCGTACCCGGGCGCCCCGGTCCGCTACGACCCCGTCGGCATGATGCCCGTCTCCTCGGTCACCCGGGTCTGACCGTACCCTCGTCATGTGGCTGATCAGGGGCGTACCGCGGGGCGGGCGCGCGGTGGACGACGGCGCGCGGCGGGCGCGGTGCTCGCCGTGCTGCTGTGCGCGGCCGCCTGCACCGCCCCGGCCGCCGACGAGGTCCCCGACCCCGCCGCGCGTGACATCCGCGCCACGCTGGACCGCCGCGCGGCCGCCGTGCTGCACCACGACCCGGCGGCCTACGCCGCCGTCGTCGATCCGGACGCCACGGCCCTGCGGACCGCCCAGCGCCGGGAGCTCGGCCACCTCGCGGACGTGCCGCTCGGCTCCTGGACGTACCGGCTGACCGGTCTCGCCGCGCACGGCGCCGACCGGGCCACCGCCGACGTCCGGCTCGGCTACCGGATCAAGGGGTACGACAGCGCGCCGGTCTCCGTCGACCGGGTCGTCGACCTGGAGCGGGACCGGGCCGACGGCCGCTGGTACATCACCGCCGACCGGGCCGCCGACGGCGGCGGACGACAGCTCTGGCAGCAGGGCGACATCGACGTCGTGCGCGGCACGCACAGCCTGGTGCTCGGCGTCGGCCGCTCCCGGGCGGAGCTGGACGGGATCGCGGCCACCGCGGACCGGGCGGTGCCCGACGTCTCCGGGGCCTGGCCGGACCACTGGGCCGGGCGCGTGGTGGTGCTGGTGCCGGACACCGTGGCGGACATGGCGGAGCTGCTCGGCTCGCCCGCCGCGAACTACCGGGGCATAGCGGCCGTCACCACCGGGGAGACGGGCGGTTCGGGCAAGGCCCCCGCCGACCGGGTGATCGTCAACCCGGAGGCGTACGCGATGCTCGGCGCCTTCGGACAGCGCGTCGTCCTCACCCACGAGACCACCCATGTGGCGACCCGCACCCGGACCTCCGCCGCCACCCCGGTCTGGCTCTCCGAGGGCTTCGCCGACTGGGCCGCCTACCGGACGCAGGGCCGCACCGCCGCCGAGGTCGCGCCCGAACTGGCCGACGCCGTCCGCGGCGGCGACGTACCCGCCGCCCTGCCCACGGACGAGGACTTCGGCTTCGCCGGCGACGCGGACCGCCTCGCGAGGGCCTACGAGGGCGGCTGGCTGGCCTGCGAGCTCATCGCGGGCCACTGGGGCCAGGACAAGCTGCTGGCCTTCTACCGGGCCGTGGGGGCGCACTCCGGGCGGGACGGGGCGGTCGAGCAGGCCCTGCACGAGGTCCTGGGCACGACCCCGCAGGACTTCACGGCGCGCTGGCGGGAGTATCTGCGGAGCCGGCTCGGCTGAACGGGGGCGCGACGGGCTCCGCGCCGGCCGCCGTGACCTCGTCGGACCGCGCACCGTCCCGGACCGGGCCGCGCACGGTGTCCCGCCACAGCCGCCCGCACGCGAGCAGTGTCGCCGCGACCAGCAGCCCGTTGCGCAGGAACATCAGGGTCACGCCCGTCGCGTCACTGGTCACCACGTGGACGAAGCCGAGCGGGAACTCCAGCTGCGTGACGCCCGTCGCGACCAGCACCAGGACGGCGGGCAGCGCCATCCGGCTCGCCCGGAAGACCAGGCAGACCGCGGCCAGGCCGACCAGCCACAGCATGTACTGGGGGCTGATCACCCGGCTCGTGGTGGTGAACAGCAGCACCGCGGTGAAGGCCGCGTCCGCCGGCGTACTCACCCCGAAGGTGCGCGCCCGCAGCCGCCACACCAGCAGCCAGCCGAACGCGACCACGCTCAGCCCGAGCGCGAGGGTGCTCACCAGCGGTACGTGCGGGCCCAGGAACTCCAGCGAGCCGTAGTGCAGCTCCACCCGGCCCTGCCAGCCGAACTGCCGCGCCACATGGAAGACCAGGGCCCCCAGCGACTCGACCTCGGTGCCCCGGTCCCGCTGGAAACCCAGGAACGCCAGCGCGCCGGGCGCCGCCGCGGCGCACAGCAGCAGCAGACCGGCCGCCACCCCGGCCGCCGTCGCCCACGCCAGCCGGGTCCGCCGCCCGCGCGCGGTACCGGCGAGCAGCAGCGCGGGCCACACCTTCAGCAGCGCGCCGAAGGCGGCCAGCGCCCCCATCACCCGCGGATGCCGGACCCCGGCCAGCAGCGCCGCCACGGCCACGGCCGTCACCATCACGTCGTACCGGGCGTACGCGGTCGTCCCCAGCAGC harbors:
- a CDS encoding DUF2029 domain-containing protein — protein: MTGSSGTRTSAFAVWALTRSVLLLCVVKVITLPGPDVTSDVSVIYHGWYDVLRSGSYPQSDVTWQYPPVAALAILSPALLPFLDYASAFFVLAFLCDALVLGLLLHAGRGAGRRTAGAWVWVAGVPLLGTTAYARYDVMVTAVAVAALLAGVRHPRVMGALAAFGALLKVWPALLLAGTARGRRTRLAWATAAGVAAGLLLLCAAAAPGALAFLGFQRDRGTEVESLGALVFHVARQFGWQGRVELHYGSLEFLGPHVPLVSTLALGLSVVAFGWLLVWRLRARTFGVSTPADAAFTAVLLFTTTSRVISPQYMLWLVGLAAVCLVFRASRMALPAVLVLVATGVTQLEFPLGFVHVVTSDATGVTLMFLRNGLLVAATLLACGRLWRDTVRGPVRDGARSDEVTAAGAEPVAPPFSRAGSADTPASAP
- a CDS encoding NlpC/P60 family protein, which encodes MVSHRRSTQPGVSRSVRVTVLSAAAATAAAALGAATANAEPHDTRQAAGARVDRLYAEAERATEQYNKAGENVGRLRGEVSRAQDRAARGQERINGMRAELGSAAREQYRSGGIDPSLALLLSSDPDGYLDAAAALGRADEHRATTLDRIRKAQRVLAQTRAEAARALAGLERNREAVTRHKRTVERKLVQARQVLKSLPGADREALERASRTGRDDGSAGPVAGLPAGSSRAAAAVMAVQQALGRPYVWGANGPSGFDCSGLMQWAYARAGVSLPRTSQAQRYAGHMVPLSEARPGDLVAYRADASHIGMYVGNGQVIHAPYPGAPVRYDPVGMMPVSSVTRV